agaaagaaaaagaaatgtaGGCAAGAGAAAATGATACACAGACGGTAATTTATAATCAAATAAAAGACAAGAATAAAATTcaataagaaagaaatttCCTAGACACAAAATAACCCCGAGCGTATCATGCCTCAATGGGGAGGCTTCGGTCCTGAGACGATTTCAAAGCCTTGGAGGAAGGCGTTGACAAGACCGCGTGGTGTGTTAACGATGGAAGTGCGCTACTAAGGAGCCTTCAGCGCAACGGCAAGCCAGGGACCCCTGTAAGTTCATAGCCTTAGCATCCTCCCTCGGACTAGTTCGATCGGGGCGAGAGAAAAGTGAGTAGTCCGGACTGTGGGTGACAAGAGGAAGAACCGGTCTAAGTGAAAGTTGGGCGGAGGGGAGGAGCGGGGGGTGGGAGGGTATTTGGAAGGGGAGTATGTATGGGAAGTGGTGAAGAATGGTCCGTCCGTGATGGAAAAGCACGGGGGGTTGTTGGGTTGAACAGGCACATGTCAGACTTAACCCGGATGGGAGTGTGGCTCTCAGTGCGGCTGGTACGGTGGCCCGGGCGAGCAACCTGGGACAACCTCCGACTACCTAACCTAACTAATCAGACCGACCTTAGTACGTAGTCTTCAAGTTAAATGTTCTTCCGAGCTACAACGACTCTACCTTTTTAAAGTCGCGTGCATTTCATTGCCTTTCCCTCTATTGAGGTCCATTTCATTTCTTGTTGTGTctcttccctccctctttcacccggtctttcttttgttcttctttgtcctttcctcatctcctccattTACCATCAGAACCTGGTCACAATGGTGGTAGACAGCGAGTTGGCGCCGAAGTTCgcccccttcttctcttttgtaAGTGAAATGATTTACAACGCGATCATACCTGATACCCTAGGAATCTGCTGACATGTCTCCAGGCAGGGATAGCTGCAGCTGTGAGTACTCCGTGAACGTGCCTCGACATCTGACTGTACGCTAACGACCTCTCGAAAGATGATTTTCGGATGTATGTCTACACTTGAGCATTGAATGGCAGCGATTATACGGAAAATTGGTATACTTACACACACTTTCAGCAATGGGGGCAGCATATGGAACCGCTAAGTCCGGCATCGGTATCTCGGGTGTGGGAACTTTCAGGTCGGATCTCATCATGAAGGCATGAATGGCATTTCCATCCAAGATATCTAGCGATACTATTGGTCTGTCTTGCTGACTGAAGTAGTCGCTGGTTCCTGTCGTTATGTCTGGTATCATCGCAGTGTATGGTCTTGTCATTGCAGTTCTCATCGCACAGGACATGCAACCACCTCCGCTACCAAGGCAGAGCTTATATACGTACGTGCAATCTGCAATTTGCGTCTCGATCTGGAAGTAGTATTCTGACGGTACACAAAGTGGGTTCATGCACCTTGCATCAGGACTGTCGGTTGGCCTCGCAGGCATGGCTGCCGGATACACTATTGGAATTGTTGGAGATGCGGTATGTGGCCTTTGCACGGCTATACGTACGTCTGGGCGTTTCTAACAAATGTTCAAGGGTGTACGTGCGTACCTGCAGCAATCCCGGGTCTACGTCGGGATGATTCTTATCCTAATCTTCGGCGAAGTTCTTGGTCTCTATGGGTATGTGACTATTGTTATCCCTAAATATGGATTTGACGCTAACTGTGATAGACTAATTGTGGGCCTGATCCTGAATTCTAAGAGCCACCCTTAAACCGAGTTAAGCGTTACATTTTGATATTCGATATGTTGGCGACTTGCACTTGACTGCCTTACCAACATCCTTGAAATTCTTCTATACCAAGGGCGCATCGCTTCGGATCATGGGCGATTTAGACAACTGTGAAGGCAGTAGTGATCTGCTTCCCCCTCTGCGGCCACGCTTTGAATGTCCCCCGCGGGTGTTCGGGTTGGAACATCATCCCCTTTTTAGCCTTCGGGAGACtgtactactagtatatgCCTACACGCTTTGGATAACAATGACAATATTGaatcttttacttttaattCAAGCAAATGCAGTCTATCTTCTTACTTCGTTCGCATAAAACCAAGCAACATGTGAGAACAAAAGACCGGGACTTAGGTGTGGGTAACAGTGGATGCGACCGACGCCAACCTCGCGCCCATCCCGCGGGTTTGCCCCGCCAGTCGGTAGGTAACGTCAGAGTCTCCCGTAGCGCCGCCGGTGGACAAGAACGACCTCACCACAGCTCATTCATCCCGCAATCACCTTAATCTTCGCTCTAACCTCCTCCCCACCGCGCCACTCCCGTACGTCCAGTACATACTCAATGGAATATTACGTTTACATCGCATTCTAGTCTTAATTTTAGGGAGCCTGTCAGTCCCCCAATTGTCATTTAAAGTGCTCCGCTCTTcgcctccccctcccccagCTGGGGTGTTCGGATTCCTGCGGTTCCCCGAGATATGATctttccccatccccatggCTACAGGAACGGTCGACCCTTCGGCCCCTAAGGATGTCCAGGGGACCTCGGCCCCGGCCGGAGACATCGATACGGGGTCAGGTAATCTTcacgagaaagaaaaacaaatggTGTCTGCTATCCGCCCGCCGCACCAGCGACATCTGAGTCCTTTCGTCATCACCGAGCGGCCGGAGGAAAAGCAACTGGGTGTGTCTACCCGCACCTTGACAGTTGATGACTTTGCCCTTTTGAAAACCCTCGGTACTGGTAAGACTCATCGCTCAATCTGGGCTGAACATGGTCAGTGGCTAACGGTAAGACTGCTGTTAACACTAGGCACTTTCGCTCGAGTATGGCTAGTGAGATTGAAGGACGAAATACGTCAGAGAGATAAAGTGTATGCACTCAAAATACTACGGAAGGCGGATGGTGAGACTACCTGAGTTTGCACATCTGCATTCTGTGGACTAACCTTTTGGGCTAGTGATCAAATTGAAGCAGGTCGAACATGTGCGCAATGAGCGGAAGACTCTCTCGGCGGTTGCCGGCCACCCTTTCATAACGACACTGATAGCCTCATTTTCCGACGACCAAAGTCTGTACATGTTGGTAGGGGCCCCAAGTGCTTTCATCTTTACTCCCTCAGTCCCGACACCGCCTCCTCGTTACCGATCTGTCAACTTTAGAAATTATGGTGGCGATCTAATGTATATCTAGTTGGACTATTGCCCTGGCGGTGAGATCTTTAGTTACCTACGGCGCGCGCGCCGGTTCAACGAAAATACCGCTAAATTCTATGCGGCCGAGATAACTCTTACCATCGAATTCCTCCACGATGTAGAGGGAATCGTTTATCGCGACCTGAAGCCTGAAAACATTCTTCTGGACGCCGAGGGGCACATTAGGCTTGTTGACTTTGGCTTTGCAAAGAAAGTCGATAATCGGGAGACATATACCCTTTGCGGCACGCCAGAGTACCTTGCCCCTGAGGTCATCCATAACAGTGGCCATGGCCTTGCAGTGGACTGGTGGGCCCTAGGTATTCTCATTTACGAGTTTCTCGTGGGGCAACCGCCCTTCTGGGACCAGAATCCCATGCGTATATACGAACAGATCGTTGAAGGCCGCATACGCTTCCCTCAGAATATGTCGCCGGCGGCTCAGAATATAATATCCTTACTTTGCAAGACCAATCCGACGGAGCGCCTAGGGTACATATCTGGAGGGTCTGCCAGAGTCAAGTCACATCCATTCTTTGAAGATATACAATGGGATGATCTGTTTTACCGCCGTATCAAAGGGCCCATCATCCCGAGAGTCGACCACCCCGCAGACACCGGTAACTTCGAAGAGTATCCCGATCCGGATGTGAGAAGTCAAAACGTTTATACCGATGATCTGAAGAAAAAGTATGAGGCTTTGTTTAGCGACTTTTAGGCACCGTGCCCGAACAAACTCAAATATACAACTGAACAAACACCCTTCTGTGAACGTACTGCTGCCACGCGATCAGGTCGATTTCGTCCAACCGGATCACCCCAGCGGGGACGACTCAAGCATCCGCGATTGGCAACGGAGGCTTAAGACCTTCACTGAAAGATCAGGAGCAATGCTGCGCATGTCTATGTACGAACGATGTTCAGTTCGTTCCGCAATACCCCCGCCTCATGCTTAGCAGCCAACTACTATCGCAAGGGAGGCTTCCAATACGTTCACGGTCGCCTGACGACTCTATACAACATGCTTGGAAGTCCCCGTCGTTCAGCCAGTGCCTCTTGTTTCCATACTGTCCATTGCCATGCGCCCCCCTGTTGACTGCTTATGTGGCCTTCCAGGAGCTGCTACTAATATTTTGTACCAATGATCATCGGTGACCCGGATGGTCTTTGACACTCTATCATGAAGATATGATAATTTTCTTTGCTATTTAACTCTCTTTGATGCCAGTGAACTTCTTTGTTATTCACATATGCATATGATGTACTATCTTTCATTCATCAGCCTCACCGTTCCCACAATAGCTGGTCATTATACTATATGATTACCTGTGGTTTCTCTCGACCTCAGTCCAGGATTTTCGACACTTGTCATATGCTCAGCTATACGGTGTGAACCGGTGTCTACATGAAGAGACGATACTATAAACC
This DNA window, taken from Aspergillus flavus chromosome 5, complete sequence, encodes the following:
- the pkaB gene encoding putative camp-dependent protein kinase catalytic subunit (serine/threonine-protein kinase PRKX), translating into MATGTVDPSAPKDVQGTSAPAGDIDTGSGNLHEKEKQMVSAIRPPHQRHLSPFVITERPEEKQLGVSTRTLTVDDFALLKTLGTGTFARVWLVRLKDEIRQRDKVYALKILRKADVIKLKQVEHVRNERKTLSAVAGHPFITTLIASFSDDQSLYMLLDYCPGGEIFSYLRRARRFNENTAKFYAAEITLTIEFLHDVEGIVYRDLKPENILLDAEGHIRLVDFGFAKKVDNRETYTLCGTPEYLAPEVIHNSGHGLAVDWWALGILIYEFLVGQPPFWDQNPMRIYEQIVEGRIRFPQNMSPAAQNIISLLCKTNPTERLGYISGGSARVKSHPFFEDIQWDDLFYRRIKGPIIPRVDHPADTGNFEEYPDPDVRSQNVYTDDLKKKYEALFSDF
- a CDS encoding vacuolar H+-ATPase V0 sector, subunits c/c (vacuolar ATPase proteolipid subunit c, putative), with the translated sequence MVVDSELAPKFAPFFSFAGIAAAMIFGSMGAAYGTAKSGIGISGVGTFRSDLIMKSLVPVVMSGIIAVYGLVIAVLIAQDMQPPPLPRQSLYTGFMHLASGLSVGLAGMAAGYTIGIVGDAGVRAYLQQSRVYVGMILILIFGEVLGLYGLIVGLILNSKSHP